The following are encoded in a window of Corynebacterium argentoratense DSM 44202 genomic DNA:
- a CDS encoding helix-turn-helix domain-containing protein, with protein MALAKKAGKYKGRQRVLTREQADSIRERARAGARPTKLAKEYGVSRSTVYRALAREENS; from the coding sequence ATCGCCCTGGCAAAAAAGGCCGGGAAATACAAGGGCCGACAACGGGTACTCACCCGCGAACAGGCTGACTCAATTCGTGAGCGAGCAAGAGCCGGCGCCAGGCCGACCAAATTAGCAAAGGAATACGGCGTAAGCCGCAGTACCGTTTACCGTGCACTAGCGAGGGAGGAGAACTCATGA
- a CDS encoding type I restriction-modification system subunit M: MNKQELASRIWESANNMRSKIEANEYKDYILGFIFYKFLSDQVEQFLLRNDAEPEDLPDALVETDTDTVSLVRNNLGYFLTYENLYSTWRDMGNDFSIAHVREGLATFKRNIAPERKHVFEDIFNTLETGLSKLGTTDTARTAAIKKLLELIDDIPTDGKQGYDVLGYIYEYLIEKFAANAGKKAGEFYTPHEVSLIMSNIVADHLKGREEIQIYDPTSGSGSLLLNIGQAVAKRMGDPSRIKYFAQELRENTYNLTRMNLVMRGVKADNIVARNGDSLAHDWPMFDESDPVQTYQPLYVDAVVSNPPYSQKWEPEGNEADPRFSRFGLAPKNKADYAFLLHELFHVKPDGILTIVLPHGVLFRGGSEAEIRRNLIEANHIDAVIGLPSNIFYGTGIATIILVLKQDRDRDDVLFIDASQGFVKQGKYNHLRARDIQRIVDTVHNREDVPHFAKVVTRDEIRANDHNLNIPRYVSATLPPEAVDLYATMHGGIPVSEIDTLEHYWTALPGLREALFTEHANGYAELNTTNLREAVDQHPAAQALRDQVNAALSDLPEKLHALLVDSSATVPLNTTEDQLKTDLFDRLDPVPLVDAYEGYQVLHDSWINTAADLEVIQTEGLDAVRVNDPVMEMKTRKGKKEEVQVGWEGRIAPNELVQELYLPQLKDQVTQLSRELDTAVSELTQLIEGLSEDDKTDLAEVLNEKQDAFATAALKKAIKELPKLPKGQAWPEGSVETVMLSAKALIEQRDTLKKDLKVAQQQLEADTYATIEALTDVQVDEVLTAKWITALMDDLRDIPGHVLAGLAGRVQALHDKYAVALTDLDVQIRETEQELASLLSGLTGNAADMQAVTALQELLGGGRNA; encoded by the coding sequence GTGAACAAACAGGAACTCGCCTCCCGTATCTGGGAGTCGGCCAACAATATGCGCTCCAAGATTGAGGCCAATGAGTACAAGGATTACATCCTTGGCTTCATCTTCTATAAGTTCCTCTCCGACCAGGTCGAGCAGTTCCTGCTGCGCAACGATGCGGAGCCGGAGGACCTGCCTGACGCTCTGGTTGAGACGGACACCGACACTGTATCCCTGGTGCGCAACAACTTGGGCTACTTCCTCACCTACGAGAACCTGTACTCCACGTGGCGGGACATGGGCAACGATTTCTCCATCGCGCACGTGCGTGAAGGGCTAGCCACGTTCAAGCGCAACATTGCTCCAGAGCGCAAGCATGTCTTCGAAGACATCTTCAACACCCTTGAGACCGGCCTGTCGAAGCTGGGCACCACCGATACTGCACGAACCGCTGCCATCAAAAAGCTACTGGAGCTTATCGATGACATCCCCACCGACGGCAAGCAGGGCTATGACGTGCTCGGCTACATTTACGAGTACCTCATCGAGAAGTTCGCGGCCAACGCAGGTAAGAAGGCAGGCGAGTTCTACACGCCTCATGAAGTGTCGCTCATCATGAGCAACATCGTCGCCGACCACCTCAAGGGCCGCGAGGAGATTCAAATCTATGACCCGACCTCTGGCTCTGGCTCCCTGCTACTCAATATCGGCCAGGCCGTTGCCAAGCGCATGGGCGACCCAAGCCGCATCAAGTATTTTGCCCAGGAGCTGCGCGAGAACACGTACAACCTCACGCGAATGAATCTGGTCATGCGTGGCGTGAAGGCTGACAATATTGTCGCTCGCAACGGTGACAGCCTGGCTCATGACTGGCCAATGTTCGACGAGTCCGACCCGGTGCAGACCTACCAGCCGTTGTACGTGGACGCGGTTGTCTCAAACCCGCCGTATTCCCAGAAGTGGGAGCCGGAAGGTAACGAGGCTGACCCGCGCTTCTCACGGTTTGGTCTGGCGCCCAAGAACAAGGCTGACTACGCCTTCCTGCTGCATGAGCTGTTCCACGTCAAGCCCGACGGTATTCTCACCATCGTCTTGCCGCACGGCGTATTGTTCCGTGGTGGCTCTGAGGCGGAGATTCGACGCAACCTCATCGAGGCCAACCACATCGATGCCGTCATCGGCCTGCCCTCCAACATCTTCTACGGCACAGGAATTGCCACCATCATCCTGGTGCTCAAGCAGGATCGTGACCGTGACGACGTGCTGTTCATCGATGCCTCCCAAGGCTTCGTTAAGCAGGGCAAGTACAACCACCTGCGTGCCCGTGACATCCAACGAATCGTTGACACCGTGCACAACCGCGAGGACGTGCCACACTTCGCCAAGGTCGTGACCCGCGACGAGATTCGCGCCAATGACCACAACCTCAACATCCCACGCTACGTGTCTGCGACTCTGCCGCCGGAGGCTGTCGACCTGTACGCCACCATGCATGGCGGTATTCCAGTGTCGGAGATTGACACCCTGGAGCACTACTGGACTGCGCTGCCGGGACTGCGTGAGGCACTATTCACCGAGCACGCCAACGGCTACGCGGAGCTGAACACCACTAACCTCCGTGAGGCTGTCGATCAGCACCCTGCAGCTCAGGCACTGCGCGACCAGGTCAATGCAGCACTATCTGACCTGCCAGAGAAGCTGCACGCGCTGCTTGTGGACAGCTCCGCCACCGTGCCACTCAACACCACAGAAGACCAGCTCAAGACTGACCTATTCGACCGACTCGACCCTGTACCGCTGGTTGATGCCTACGAGGGCTACCAGGTTCTCCACGACAGCTGGATCAACACTGCTGCTGACCTAGAGGTCATCCAGACCGAAGGCCTAGATGCCGTGCGGGTCAACGACCCTGTCATGGAGATGAAGACCCGCAAGGGTAAGAAGGAAGAAGTCCAGGTCGGCTGGGAGGGGCGTATCGCCCCCAATGAGTTGGTGCAGGAACTCTACCTACCGCAGCTCAAAGACCAAGTAACCCAGCTGAGCCGTGAACTAGACACAGCAGTATCAGAGCTGACGCAGCTCATCGAAGGCTTAAGTGAAGACGACAAGACCGACCTGGCCGAGGTACTCAACGAGAAGCAGGATGCTTTCGCTACTGCTGCGCTGAAGAAGGCCATTAAGGAGCTGCCGAAACTACCTAAGGGTCAGGCCTGGCCGGAAGGCAGTGTCGAGACTGTCATGCTCAGCGCCAAGGCGCTCATCGAGCAGCGCGACACACTCAAGAAGGACCTTAAGGTTGCGCAGCAGCAGCTTGAGGCAGACACCTACGCCACCATCGAAGCGCTGACTGACGTGCAGGTAGATGAAGTGCTCACCGCCAAGTGGATCACTGCACTCATGGATGACTTGCGTGACATCCCAGGTCACGTGCTTGCAGGCCTCGCCGGTCGTGTCCAGGCGCTGCACGACAAGTACGCGGTCGCGCTCACGGACCTCGACGTGCAGATTCGCGAGACGGAACAGGAACTCGCTAGCCTGCTCAGTGGCCTCACCGGCAATGCCGCCGATATGCAGGCTGTAACGGCACTGCAGGAGCTGCTGGGCGGTGGTCGTAATGCCTAA
- a CDS encoding restriction endonuclease subunit S has translation MPKQNVPALRLEGFSGEWELKAIGELFAERNESFPEGELLSVTLRNGIKRFQEIGRHNTSNEDKSKYKLVEVGDIAYNSMRMWQGASGVSPWKGIVSPAYTVLKPVGSQDTPFFAYYFKTPFMIQVFQLNSQGLTSDTWNLKYPALSAIDICRPQDIEEQQAIGAIFTNLDAAINQHTLKHKALQQSKTALMQRMFPQEGQTVPELRLEGFDGEWEEKRLVDEVSFFSGLTYTPSDVVEHDGTLVLRSSNVQDGVIATKDCVYVRTDAVNVQNVRKNDIIMVVRNGSRSLIGKHAVVQKPMPSTVIGAFMTGIRSDQPWFINALFDTGLFKYEVDKSMGATINQITGGMFAGMSFFFPPTLEEQQAIGAIFTKLDALIAAEAQYIKSLSQAKTALLQRMFI, from the coding sequence ATGCCTAAGCAGAACGTACCCGCACTGCGGCTGGAGGGGTTCAGCGGTGAGTGGGAATTGAAAGCCATCGGAGAGCTGTTTGCGGAGCGAAACGAATCTTTTCCTGAAGGAGAACTGCTTTCGGTAACCCTGCGGAATGGGATAAAGCGGTTCCAGGAAATCGGCCGACACAATACATCAAACGAAGATAAATCTAAGTACAAGCTTGTCGAAGTAGGAGACATTGCCTATAACTCTATGCGTATGTGGCAAGGTGCCAGTGGAGTCTCGCCTTGGAAGGGGATCGTAAGTCCTGCGTACACGGTCCTGAAGCCTGTCGGGAGCCAAGATACCCCGTTCTTTGCCTATTACTTCAAGACTCCTTTCATGATCCAAGTGTTTCAGCTCAATTCTCAGGGACTCACATCAGACACTTGGAATCTCAAATACCCTGCATTGAGCGCCATTGACATCTGTCGTCCTCAAGACATCGAAGAACAGCAGGCCATCGGCGCCATCTTCACCAACCTCGACGCAGCCATCAACCAGCACACACTCAAGCACAAGGCGCTGCAGCAGTCCAAGACGGCGCTCATGCAGCGCATGTTCCCGCAGGAGGGCCAGACGGTGCCCGAGCTGCGGCTGGAGGGATTCGACGGTGAGTGGGAAGAAAAGAGGTTGGTGGACGAAGTTTCGTTTTTCAGCGGTCTAACCTATACCCCGAGCGATGTTGTAGAGCACGACGGCACCTTGGTGCTTCGCTCCAGTAACGTACAGGATGGTGTTATTGCCACTAAAGATTGTGTCTACGTGCGTACCGATGCTGTCAATGTACAAAACGTGCGCAAGAACGACATCATTATGGTTGTTCGCAATGGTTCAAGGTCCTTGATTGGCAAACACGCTGTAGTTCAAAAACCGATGCCTTCGACCGTTATCGGCGCGTTCATGACTGGAATTCGTTCAGATCAGCCGTGGTTTATCAATGCCCTTTTTGACACCGGACTCTTCAAGTATGAGGTGGATAAATCCATGGGTGCGACTATCAATCAAATCACGGGCGGGATGTTTGCAGGCATGAGCTTCTTCTTCCCACCCACCCTCGAAGAACAGCAGGCCATCGGCGCTATCTTCACCAAGCTCGATGCCCTTATCGCCGCCGAGGCTCAGTACATCAAGTCCCTCTCGCAGGCTAAGACGGCGCTGCTGCAACGGATGTTCATCTAA
- a CDS encoding type IIL restriction-modification enzyme MmeI: MGFDRLYSPRPRLWDYTDIKGDPTEISVERAINAYLVDGPNVLVSKRSVPLSASLPEVNYGSKASDGGYLVVRESEYAEVLKDPIAAKYVRPYIGSDELINGKDRWCLWLVDVEPRDLSKSALLRERIAGVRAERAKSKAKTTREYPHHHLFRQIGLISDQPIVGLPEVSSSNRRYLPVAELDPGVVISNKVYGAVDPDGFLFAVASSSMFITWMKTVGGRLKSDVSFSSTITWNNFALPELDQPVRQRIIDAGKKVLAARDLHPERSLAEHYNPFAMDPALINAYDALDKEVDKAMGARRKLTTERQRQELLFENYARMTQNA, translated from the coding sequence GTGGGATTTGACCGACTCTATAGTCCACGTCCACGACTTTGGGACTACACCGACATCAAGGGCGACCCCACTGAAATTTCGGTGGAACGGGCAATAAATGCATACCTTGTTGACGGCCCGAATGTTCTTGTCTCCAAACGGTCGGTTCCTCTCTCGGCTTCTCTGCCAGAAGTCAACTACGGATCGAAAGCATCTGATGGCGGGTACTTGGTGGTGCGAGAATCTGAGTATGCGGAAGTTCTCAAGGATCCAATTGCAGCAAAATATGTCCGTCCTTACATCGGCTCCGACGAATTGATAAACGGAAAGGATCGATGGTGTCTTTGGCTGGTAGACGTTGAACCGAGAGATCTTTCCAAGTCTGCGTTATTGAGGGAGAGAATCGCCGGAGTTCGGGCCGAGAGGGCAAAGTCGAAGGCAAAAACGACACGCGAATATCCGCACCATCACCTATTCCGTCAGATTGGACTTATATCAGATCAGCCCATCGTTGGTTTGCCGGAGGTAAGCTCGTCAAACCGTCGATACCTGCCGGTTGCCGAGCTAGATCCAGGAGTCGTTATTTCGAACAAGGTGTATGGTGCTGTTGACCCGGATGGCTTTTTGTTTGCGGTTGCGTCTTCGTCAATGTTTATCACCTGGATGAAGACCGTCGGTGGGCGGTTGAAGTCGGATGTAAGTTTCTCAAGCACTATTACGTGGAATAATTTTGCCTTGCCCGAATTGGACCAACCAGTTCGCCAGCGAATCATTGACGCTGGCAAGAAAGTCTTGGCGGCGCGAGACCTGCATCCCGAACGCTCGCTTGCAGAGCACTATAATCCATTCGCAATGGACCCTGCGCTAATTAATGCATACGATGCCCTAGACAAGGAGGTCGACAAGGCAATGGGCGCGCGGCGTAAATTGACGACTGAGCGGCAACGGCAAGAACTGCTGTTCGAGAACTATGCTCGAATGACTCAAAACGCATAA
- a CDS encoding methylmalonyl-CoA carboxytransferase subunit 5S: protein MSPQTSDKPNTSRKIGVTEVALRDAHQSLMATRMAMEDMVGACEDLDKAGFWSVECWGGATFDACIRFLNEDPWERLRTFRKLMPNSRLQMLLRGQNLLGYRHYEDMVVDKFVEKSAENGMDVFRVFDALNDPRNLEHAMAAVKNVGKHAQGTICYTTSPLHDVEGYIKQAGRLLDMGADSIALKDMAALLKPQPAYDIIRGIKETYGEDTQINVHCHSTTGVTLVTLMKAIEAGADVVDSAISSMSLGPGHNPTESLVEMLEGTGYTTDLDMERLINIRDHFKQVRPKYEEFESATLVDTNIFLSQIPGGMLSNMESQLKAQGAGDRIDEVMQEVPRVRKDAGYPPLVTPSSQIVGTQAVFNVLMGRYKVMTAEFADLMLGYYGECIGERDPELIKQAEEQTKKQPITCRPADLLDPEWDQLRTEAEGLEGFDGSDEDVLTNALFPGVAPGFFKTRSEGPKNVGKTAEQLKREQDAASGAANAVREPIQYKVTVGGRSQTVKVEPA, encoded by the coding sequence ATGAGCCCGCAAACATCGGATAAACCGAACACATCACGAAAGATTGGTGTCACGGAAGTCGCCCTGCGCGACGCTCACCAGTCGCTCATGGCTACTCGCATGGCCATGGAGGACATGGTTGGGGCCTGTGAGGACCTCGACAAGGCTGGTTTCTGGAGTGTCGAGTGCTGGGGTGGCGCCACCTTTGACGCCTGCATCCGCTTCCTCAACGAGGACCCGTGGGAGCGCCTGCGCACTTTCCGCAAGCTGATGCCGAATTCTCGCCTGCAGATGCTGCTGCGTGGCCAGAACCTTTTGGGTTACCGCCACTACGAGGACATGGTGGTTGATAAGTTCGTCGAGAAGTCCGCGGAGAACGGCATGGACGTTTTCCGTGTATTCGACGCACTGAATGACCCCCGTAACCTCGAGCACGCTATGGCTGCGGTCAAGAACGTCGGCAAGCACGCGCAAGGTACCATCTGCTACACCACCTCACCGCTTCATGACGTCGAGGGATACATCAAGCAGGCAGGGCGCCTGTTGGACATGGGTGCAGATTCTATTGCCCTGAAGGACATGGCTGCCCTGCTTAAGCCGCAGCCTGCATACGACATCATCCGCGGAATCAAGGAAACCTATGGCGAGGACACGCAGATCAATGTGCACTGCCACTCGACCACTGGCGTGACCTTGGTGACCTTGATGAAGGCTATTGAGGCAGGCGCGGACGTAGTTGACTCCGCGATTTCCTCGATGTCTTTGGGGCCGGGGCACAACCCGACTGAATCCTTGGTGGAAATGCTGGAGGGTACCGGCTACACCACCGATCTGGATATGGAGCGGCTGATCAACATCCGCGATCACTTCAAGCAGGTTCGCCCGAAGTACGAGGAGTTCGAGTCCGCCACCTTGGTGGACACCAACATCTTCCTCTCCCAGATCCCCGGCGGCATGTTGTCCAACATGGAATCCCAGCTGAAGGCCCAGGGGGCGGGCGACCGTATCGACGAGGTCATGCAGGAGGTGCCGCGTGTTCGTAAGGACGCCGGTTACCCGCCGCTGGTGACGCCCTCCTCCCAGATCGTTGGCACCCAGGCTGTGTTCAACGTGCTGATGGGACGCTACAAGGTGATGACCGCCGAGTTTGCCGACCTCATGCTCGGTTACTACGGCGAGTGCATCGGCGAGCGCGACCCTGAGCTGATCAAGCAAGCTGAAGAGCAGACCAAGAAGCAGCCGATCACGTGCCGCCCTGCGGACTTGCTCGACCCGGAGTGGGATCAGTTGCGCACCGAGGCCGAGGGGTTGGAAGGCTTCGACGGTAGCGACGAAGACGTGCTCACCAATGCATTGTTCCCGGGTGTCGCGCCGGGATTCTTCAAGACCCGCAGTGAGGGCCCGAAGAACGTCGGCAAGACTGCCGAACAGTTGAAGCGTGAGCAGGACGCCGCGTCGGGTGCAGCGAATGCGGTGCGCGAGCCGATCCAGTACAAGGTCACCGTTGGTGGCCGTTCCCAGACCGTCAAGGTGGAGCCGGCCTAG
- a CDS encoding recombinase family protein — MLIGYCRVSTARQTESLDTQRDALVDAGCDPNRIYQDVISGTKWSRPGLDDALNYMRPNDTLVVTRLDRLGRSLVEVVTTIADLAERDINVRVLEPALDTGRPADKVIINVMAALAEWERDLLIQRTKEGVAHARANGRVGGRKPKLTPDQESKAVKLVESGDTISSVAKAFGVSRATISRVLSRHRGAS; from the coding sequence ATGTTGATCGGCTATTGTCGTGTGTCCACGGCCCGCCAAACTGAGTCTCTCGACACTCAGCGTGACGCCCTCGTCGATGCAGGCTGCGACCCGAACCGCATTTACCAGGACGTGATCTCTGGCACTAAGTGGTCGCGGCCAGGCCTTGATGATGCCTTGAACTACATGCGTCCCAATGACACCCTCGTCGTGACCAGGCTTGATCGTCTTGGCCGTAGTCTCGTCGAAGTCGTCACCACTATCGCTGATCTGGCGGAGCGCGACATCAATGTGCGCGTCCTGGAGCCAGCGCTAGACACTGGCCGACCTGCAGACAAGGTCATCATCAACGTGATGGCGGCCCTGGCTGAGTGGGAGCGTGATCTCCTGATCCAACGCACCAAGGAGGGTGTGGCGCACGCACGAGCCAACGGGCGCGTTGGCGGCCGGAAGCCGAAGTTGACCCCTGATCAGGAGTCCAAGGCCGTGAAGCTCGTCGAATCAGGCGACACGATCAGCTCAGTGGCTAAGGCTTTTGGGGTCTCACGTGCGACCATCTCCAGGGTGCTAAGTCGGCATAGGGGGGCGTCCTAA
- a CDS encoding type I restriction endonuclease subunit R, translated as MTTPFRCEAEFEAALIDLLTRHGWSDELLRYPTEQQLIDNWANILFANNRGRDLLGDVPLTEGEMAQIIEQINVLRTPLALNEFINGRTVTITRDAPQAHNFGVEISLKIYDRLEIAGGQSRYQIAVQPRFKTADELLPKRRGDLMLLINGMPVFHIELKRTGVPVSQGANQVAKYAHEGVYQGIFSLVQIFVAMTPEETLYFANPGSAKFNPDYFFHWADFNNEPVNQWGDVARALLSIPMAHQLIGFYTVADRASGNLLAMRSYQYYAASRIADRVDRHDWDSGDQLGGYVWHTTGSGKTITSFKTAQLIADSHNADKVVFLLDRVELGTQSLENYESYGGDSIAVEDTSSAATLITLLKNKRSTLIVTSLHKMSRVNADSVKKADLDIIRSKRVVFIVDEAHRTTFGDMLATIKRTLPNALFFGFTGTPIHDENQKKHSTTTTLFGNELHRYSIADGIRDGNVLGFDPEMVETFREHDVRTVVALREAKAKSVNEALADPKKAAVYYKFMDKDQVPMASVYETDTDSGTKRVAKGIEDYLPITQYRHDNHRQAVASDINKHWAQLSRGSMFHAILATSSIPEAVEYYRIFKAQYPHIKVTALFDPNIDNTGDSQLFKEDGLLEILRDYNAAYGQHFTMPTHDEFKKDVSKRLAHKAPYNTKAFLDDRSQHIDLLIVVDQMLTGFDSKWLNTLYMDKVIEYESIIQAFSRTNRIFGPEKPFGSIRYYRKPHTMKNNIDRAVKLYSGDKPFGLFVDHLDEHLKAINECFDIITALFTDPATGQTDFSKLPDSEADQGEFAKTFNRMYRELQAAQVQGFTWEKDTYYFDALPEPIVVTLTEDVFTTLLTRYKELGKEGGDPTDPPGGTDDAPFDIDVHITHIDTDRIDAEYLNSKFEKYLKALQDGVAEHMLDDLLEQLHDSFARLSQDDQRYANRWLHDLQAGDVALQPGKTVQDYINEYRITERDRQLARLHERLGLDTGLLRRILDSRVTAATINEYGRFDDLKASIDLDLATAYFTEVTGAPVSKFKVRAMLDKLLRTYIIDGVLPAYLTVAEEELAGE; from the coding sequence ATGACCACACCATTTCGCTGCGAGGCTGAGTTCGAGGCGGCGCTCATCGACTTGCTCACCCGCCACGGCTGGAGCGATGAGCTACTGCGCTACCCGACGGAGCAACAGCTCATCGACAACTGGGCCAACATTCTCTTCGCCAACAACCGGGGCCGTGACCTGCTCGGTGATGTACCGCTCACCGAGGGCGAGATGGCGCAAATCATCGAGCAGATCAACGTGCTGCGCACGCCGTTGGCTCTCAACGAGTTCATCAACGGTCGCACAGTCACCATCACCCGTGATGCGCCGCAGGCCCACAACTTCGGCGTCGAAATCAGCCTGAAAATCTACGACCGTCTGGAGATTGCCGGTGGCCAGTCGCGCTATCAGATTGCCGTCCAGCCTCGTTTCAAGACCGCTGATGAGCTGCTGCCGAAACGACGCGGCGACCTCATGCTGCTCATCAACGGTATGCCGGTCTTCCACATCGAGTTGAAGCGCACGGGCGTGCCTGTCTCGCAAGGCGCCAACCAGGTAGCTAAGTACGCCCACGAGGGTGTTTACCAGGGCATCTTCTCTCTGGTGCAAATCTTTGTGGCGATGACCCCGGAGGAAACACTCTACTTCGCCAACCCAGGGTCAGCTAAGTTCAACCCGGACTACTTCTTTCACTGGGCGGATTTCAACAACGAGCCGGTCAACCAGTGGGGCGATGTGGCACGAGCACTGCTGTCTATTCCGATGGCGCACCAGCTCATTGGTTTCTACACTGTCGCTGACCGGGCCTCCGGCAACCTGCTGGCGATGCGTTCCTACCAGTACTACGCAGCCTCTCGTATCGCTGACCGTGTGGACCGTCATGACTGGGACAGCGGTGACCAACTCGGCGGTTATGTCTGGCACACCACCGGCTCTGGCAAGACGATTACCAGCTTCAAGACCGCGCAGCTTATCGCAGACTCCCACAACGCCGACAAGGTAGTGTTCCTCCTTGACCGTGTGGAGCTGGGCACTCAGTCGTTGGAGAACTACGAAAGCTACGGTGGCGACAGCATCGCCGTGGAAGATACCTCCAGTGCCGCCACGTTGATAACGCTGCTCAAGAACAAGCGTTCCACTCTCATTGTGACTTCCCTGCACAAGATGAGCAGGGTTAATGCTGATTCCGTCAAGAAAGCCGACCTGGACATCATCCGGTCCAAGCGTGTGGTGTTCATCGTCGATGAGGCACACCGCACCACCTTTGGTGACATGCTCGCCACCATTAAGCGCACTTTGCCGAACGCGCTGTTCTTTGGGTTCACCGGCACGCCCATCCACGACGAGAACCAGAAGAAGCACTCCACCACGACCACGCTGTTTGGCAATGAGCTGCACCGCTATTCAATTGCCGACGGTATTCGCGACGGTAACGTCCTCGGCTTCGACCCGGAGATGGTGGAAACCTTCCGGGAGCATGATGTGCGCACTGTGGTTGCTCTCCGGGAGGCCAAGGCTAAGTCCGTGAACGAGGCTCTGGCGGACCCCAAGAAGGCGGCTGTCTACTACAAGTTTATGGACAAGGACCAGGTCCCGATGGCCTCGGTGTACGAGACAGACACCGACAGTGGTACCAAGCGTGTCGCCAAGGGTATCGAAGACTACCTGCCTATCACTCAGTACCGTCACGACAACCACCGCCAGGCGGTTGCCAGCGACATCAACAAGCACTGGGCGCAGTTGAGTCGGGGCAGTATGTTCCATGCCATCCTGGCGACCTCCAGCATCCCTGAAGCAGTGGAGTACTACCGCATCTTCAAGGCGCAGTACCCGCACATTAAGGTCACGGCGCTGTTTGACCCTAATATCGACAACACTGGTGACAGCCAGCTGTTCAAGGAAGACGGTCTGCTGGAGATTCTGCGCGACTACAACGCCGCCTATGGCCAGCACTTCACCATGCCGACTCACGATGAGTTTAAGAAGGATGTTTCCAAGCGCCTGGCCCACAAGGCGCCCTACAACACCAAGGCCTTCCTCGATGATCGTAGCCAGCACATCGACCTACTCATCGTGGTGGATCAGATGCTCACCGGCTTCGACTCCAAGTGGCTGAACACCCTCTACATGGACAAGGTTATCGAATACGAGTCCATTATCCAGGCCTTTTCACGCACCAACCGCATCTTCGGCCCGGAAAAGCCGTTCGGTTCCATCCGCTACTACCGCAAGCCACACACGATGAAGAACAACATCGACCGTGCGGTGAAGTTGTATTCAGGTGACAAGCCCTTCGGCCTGTTCGTGGACCACCTCGACGAGCACCTTAAGGCCATCAACGAATGTTTTGACATCATTACAGCCCTGTTCACTGACCCGGCGACCGGCCAGACTGACTTCTCGAAGCTACCCGATTCTGAGGCTGACCAGGGTGAGTTCGCCAAGACCTTCAATCGGATGTACCGCGAACTCCAGGCAGCACAGGTGCAGGGCTTTACCTGGGAGAAGGACACCTACTACTTCGATGCACTCCCTGAGCCTATCGTGGTAACGCTCACCGAGGACGTCTTCACCACATTGCTCACCCGTTACAAGGAACTTGGCAAAGAGGGAGGCGATCCAACTGACCCGCCCGGTGGGACAGATGACGCGCCCTTCGATATTGACGTGCACATTACACACATCGACACCGACCGCATCGATGCCGAGTACCTCAACAGCAAGTTTGAGAAGTACCTCAAGGCACTCCAGGACGGCGTGGCAGAGCACATGCTCGATGATCTGCTGGAGCAGCTACATGATAGTTTCGCCCGCCTGAGCCAAGACGACCAGCGCTACGCTAACCGTTGGCTGCATGATCTCCAGGCAGGCGACGTGGCCCTGCAACCGGGCAAGACAGTGCAGGACTACATCAACGAGTACCGCATCACCGAGCGTGACCGGCAGCTGGCACGCCTTCATGAGCGACTGGGGCTAGATACGGGACTATTGCGCCGAATACTCGACAGCCGTGTTACGGCAGCAACCATCAACGAGTACGGGCGTTTCGATGACCTCAAGGCATCCATTGACCTCGACTTGGCTACCGCCTACTTCACCGAGGTCACCGGCGCACCAGTGTCGAAGTTCAAGGTTCGTGCAATGCTGGACAAGCTCCTGCGCACCTACATCATCGATGGCGTGCTGCCTGCTTACCTCACGGTAGCCGAGGAAGAGCTGGCAGGTGAGTAA